Below is a window of Camelina sativa cultivar DH55 chromosome 11, Cs, whole genome shotgun sequence DNA.
AGGGAAgagtttttttgtaaactatttatTTTCTGGTATTTTACTAATGGGTCTAATAATTGGTATAGAGTTTGATAAATGGGCCTGTTGGAAATTGGAAAGCTAGggcttatgtttttttttttattttctaattcaagttattttgttctgtttcgcAAGTAGGTGAAGTACTCGCAAGAACCTGACAATTACAAAGCGTATACGCTTATCTCGTGTTTCgttgcaaagtttttttttttttgacattctTATGAGTCCATGTCCATGTATGTTTGTTAATCTTCTTGCTATTTGTTTTGCTGATTGCGCTAGGTTAGAGGTGTGTTGAACTCAGGGTTCATTTTAAGGTATTTGTCGCTTCTTTACGGGTTCTTATTTCATCGATTAGAAATCTTGCAACTTATTACTCCCttttctcacaaaaattgatatttataatcttttacatattttaagaaaataataattactgagtttaagtatttttttctttgactaaagagatattatttaattttaaaccaataacaatttaagattttaaatattttcaatgattacttcttaaagtttataaaacattaatatttgTGGGataaaaaatactctaaaatatcaatttttatgggACAGAGGACGTATTACATTATAAAGGTTGTTCTAATTTCTAAACTAAACAGTATATTGTTGTGTGGGTTGAATTGTCAAAGTGAGTAATATTGGGGTCAATAAGTAATCATGCAAAACAAAAGGGGATATTTGTCGTAGCCCACTCATTTACAGCTGCAATCATTGGTACAGTTATTTAcccaaaaaacaataataataataataattttggtcAATCTACACGCGTCGCACACGATCCGCTCTCTCAATCGGACGATCCAAAAATACAGTTAACTTTATCGGTCTAGGGTCGCGATTACGCCACGCAATCAGAACATCTAAAGCTTAACCAATCGATCAAACGATACTTGTAACGATGAATCCGACACGTGTCGGTATTGGGTAATAAAAAGCACTTGCGAGAAACCACAAAGGCGATGGTCACCGGCTCGTCTGGTCAGATTTAGTTCATTACGATTTCAACTAGGTTTATTAACATTAGGCGCGTCAAGTGCATTGTTCCTCCAGCTCTctccagaattttttttttccatttatattttaacttaaaaaaaaaaaaaaaagatttatttattgtagctttttaatctttatatatagatatatagattacaaagcttcaaacttttctctttttttttttgttttctctatttcaCTTCTTTATTAATTCTCTTCCTCGTCTTTGGTTTCGATTCAgttgggggttttttttttctgctagTTGTTGGTTTCAGCTTTTGTTCTATGTTGATCGAAGCTTCACTTCACAGTTCTTGGTATGTTGGTCTCTTCTGTGGTCTTCtgaattattataattttttatttttccttttgtaatttatatagttttatgttgCTTTTAAAGTATCTGATTTCGAGATTTTTAAGGGACTaaatctatttttgttgttgtgggaTTTGGTTAGTTTCTCGGTTAATTATGTAAAGTAACGaactttagagaaaaaaaaaattagggttttgattttggggGTTACAGATGTCAAGTTCAATGTTAGTGGAGCACCAGATTCGAGTTTAGGTTTCGATAGAAGACAATGTTATTGATCTGATTTATATAACTGgtgaaatatgtatttttgtttgtcctTGTAGGTATCCGCAGTAAAAGGTGGGACATTTGTTTGTCGCATTGGGGAAGAAGAAACACTTTGGCTTTGAGACCCTACTTTAATGGCTTCTTCAGCCTCTGGGATTTTCTTTCAAGGAGATGATGAATCCCAAAGTTTCATCAACTCTCACTTGACTTCCTCCTATGGGAATTCGTCTAACTCTGTACCTGGATGTGGTGGACCTACTGGTGGTGGTGGCTATCACAATCTCAGTATGGTTTCTGGGGATATGCATAATCCGGTTTTGATGAGTGTTTCAACCCCTGGTCCAAGCGCTGGAGCTAGTTCCATGGTGACTGATGCTAATTCAGGGCTTTCTGGAGGTGGTCCTCATTTGCAGCGTAGTGCTAGCATCAATAACGAGTCCTATATGCGTTTGCCTGCGTCTCCAATGTCTTTCTCTTCAAACAATATCAGCATCTCTGGGTCGTCAGTTGTTGATGGGTCTACTGTGGTACAACGGCATGATCCTAGTGTTCAGCTTGGTGGCTCTAGTGCTACATCACTGCCTACATCACAAACTAATCAAATACCGCTTTCCATGGCTCGGCGTGCTTCTGAATCCTTCTTTCAAGACCCAAACAACTTGAGCCAAGCACGGAAAAAGCCTAGGTTGGATTCAAAGCAGGATGATGCTCTGCAGCAGCAGATTTTGCGTCAGTGGCTTCAGAGACAGGATAtgttgcagcagcagcagcagcaacaacaacaaggccaAAACCCGCAGTTCCAACTTTTGCTTCAGCAACAAAAGCTGAGGCAACAGCAACAATATCTCCAGTCCCTTCCACCATTGCAACGGGTTCAGCTGCAGCAACAGCAACAAGtgcagcaacagcaacagttgcagcagcagcatcaacagcaacagcaacagttGCAGCAAGGAATGCAACTGCAGTTAACCGGTGGGCCAAGACCTTATGAAAATAGCGTCTGCGCTCGAAGATTGATGCAGTACTTATATCATCAGCGACAAAGGCCTTCTGTGAGTGTGCGCATAGTCTTcagaattatttgttttatgtgtATTTCTAGAAAAAAGATCTTGACAGATACCAGTCGTGTTATTGCTGATTTTGTAGGAGAGCAGTATTGTTTATTGGAGGAAATTTGTGACGGAGTATTTTTCTCCCCGTGCAAAGAAAAGATGGTGTCTTTCTCATTATGATAATGTAGGGCATAGCGCACTTGGCGTTTCTCCTCACGCAGCCACGGTTtgtctcctctctttctcttgatCATTTGAGCTTATCATATGCTTGTCTTACGGTGGAGTTGCACTTAGGTTACTTATTCTTGTTGTTTGTATATTTGCTATTTGTAGGATGAATGGCAGTGTGATCTTTGTGGTTCTAAATCAGGAAGAGGATTTGGTAAGTTCTAGTTTACTACTTATCccctgatgaagaagaggaaaaagtcaaaaattgtttatggtAACAAAACATTTCTCTTAGTAAGTTTTTTCTTATGAATTCTGCAGAAGCAACTTTTGATGTCCTGCCAAGGCTTAACGAAATCAAATTTGCAAGTGGTGTCCTTGACGAGCTTCTTTATCTGGGCGTACCGTCTGAACGCAGATATGGTTCTGGAATTATGGTGTTAGAGTACGCAAAAGCAGTTCAGGAGAGTGTGTATGAACAGATCCGTGTTGTTCGTGAAGGCCATCTTCGGATTATATTCTCCCAAGAGCTGAAGGTTTAAAgagcttttgttttctaaatactTTCAATCATTTATGTATTAGAGTAATTTAGTTTATCCTTTTGCTTTTTTCCAGATACTCTCATGGGAGTTCTGTACTCGCCGACATGAAGAGCTACTTCCTCGTCGCCTAGTAGCTCCACAGGTAACGTTAATGGTTTGTACAATCTTTGTATCTTTGAAATACCTGGTCCTGAAGACTTTGGAATGTCTGTTTCCTTGGGTCGTGCAGGTGAACCAACTACTTCAGGTTGCAGAGAAATGTCAGAGCACAATTGATCAAAGTGGATCAGATGGGATTCATCAGCAGGATTTGCAAGCGAATAGCAATATGTGAGTCGATGAGTCTAGTCAACTTTTACCTTTCTTTCATCTTTATTTCTTTCAGTCAGTTCAATTTCACTATTTCTTGCAATCATCATAACAATTCACTGATGCAAAGAAGATAATGGCGAATTTAGCTTGATTGATACATACAGTACTATGTGCTGATGCCAAATCTATTGCTCTCCAGGGTCATGGCTGCTGGACGTCAACTAGCAAAAAGCTTGGAGTCACATTCACTCAATGACTTAGGCTTCTCCAAACGATATGTTCGGTGTTTGCAGGTATCTCTATGCTTACTTTCTTAAGTCAGCAATATCCTAATTTATCTGCACTTTCTCATTGcttgtcttcttttttaaacAGATTTCTGAGGTTGTCAGCAGCATGATAGATATGATTGACTTCTGCCGTGACCAAAAAGTGGGTCCAATCGGTAAGTTAATACATAAACCTTAGAGTTTCCCTGAGATTCATCAAAACGCATTTGTGTTTCTATTTCTTTGTGCTTATAAAAAGCTTGCTGCCTTTTTACATCTGCAGAGGCTTTGAAGAGCTATCCATATCGAATGAAGGCTGGTAAATCGCAGATGCAGAAGATGGAGCAACTAGCAAATTCTGCTCGAGGACTTCCACCTGATAGGAACAGTCTCAACAAACTGATGGCCTTACGAAATTCCGGGATTAACATACCGATGAACAATATGACCGGTCAAGGTGCTCTTCCTGGCTCTGCACAAGCTGCTGCCTTTGCGCTTACCAATTACCAGACCATGCTCATGAAACAAAACCATCTGAATTCAGACCAAAACAACACCACGATCCAACAAGAGCCATCAAGAAACCGGAGTGCATCCCCGAGCTATCAAGGAACTAGTCCTTTGTTGCCTGGTTTTGTGCATAGCCCATCTATAAGCGGTGTTTCTTCCCATCTGTCTCCTCAGCGGCAAATGCCAAGCTCCAGTTATAATAATAGCTCAACCCAGCAATACCACCAACAACCACCTTCCTGTAGTAGCGGTAACCAAACATTGGAACAACAAATGATTCACCAAATATGGCAACAGATGGCAAACAGCAATGGAGGCTCcggtcaacaacaacaacaNNNNNNNNNNNNNNNNNNNNNNNNNNNNNNNNNNNNNNNNNNNNNNNNNNNNNNNNNNNNNNNNNNNNNNNNNNNNNNNNNNNNNNNNNNNNNNNNNNNNNNNNNNNNNNNNNNNNNNNNNNNNNNNNNNNNNNNNNNNNNNNNNNNNNNNNNNNNNNNNNNNNNNNNNNNNNNNNNNNNNNNNNNNNNNNNNNNNNNNNNNNNNNNNNNNNNNNNNNNNNNNNNNNNNNNNNNNNNNNNNNNNNNNNNNNNNNNNNNNNNNNNNNNNNNNNNNNNNNNNNNNNNNNNNNNNNNNNNNNNNNNNNNNNNNNNNNNNNNNNNNNNNNNNNNNNNNNNNNNNNNNNNNNNNNNNNNNNNNNNNNNNNNNNNNNNNNNNNNNNNNNNNNNNNNNNNNNNNNNNNNNNNNNNNNNNNNNNNNNNNNNNNNNNNNNNNNNNNNNNNNNNNNNNNNNNNNNNNNNNNNNNNNNNNNNNNNNNNNNNNNNNNNNNNNNNNNNNNNNNNNNNNNNNNNNNNNNNNNNNNNNNNNNNNNNNNNNNNNNNNNNNNNNNNNNNNNNNNNNNNNNNNNNNNNNNNNNNNNNNNNNNNNNNNNNNNNNNNNNNNNNNNNNNNNNNNNNNNNNNNNNNNNNNNNNNNNNNNNNNNNNNNNNNNNNNNNNNNNNNNNNNNNNNNNNNNNNNNNNNNNNNNNNNNNNNNNNNNNNNNNNNNNNNNNNNNNNNNNNNNNNNNNNNNNNNNNNNNNNNNNNNNNNNNNNNNNNNNNNNNNNNNNNNNNNNNNNNNNNNNNNNNNNNNNNNNNNNNNNNNNNNNNNNNNNNNNNNNNNNNNNNNNNNNNNNNNNNNNNNNNNNNNNNNNNNNNNNNNNNNNNNNNNNNNNNNNNNNNNNNNNNNNNNNNNNNNNNNNNNNNNNNNNNNNNNNNNNNNNNNNNNNNNNNNNNNNNNNNNNNNNNNNNNNNNNNNNNNNNNNNNNNNNNNNNNNNNNNNNNNNNNNNNNNNNNNNNNNNNNNNNNNNNNNNNNNNNNNNNNNNNNNNNNNNNNNNNNNNNNNNNNNNNNNNNNNNNNNNNNNNNNNNNNNNNNNNNNNNNNNNNNNNNNNNNNNNNNNNNNNNNNNNNNNNNNNNNNNNNNNNNNNNNNNNNNNNNNNNNNNNNNNNNNNNNNNNNNNNNNNNNNNNNNNNNNNNNNNNNNNNNNNNNNNNNNNNNNNNNNNNNNNNNNNNNNNNNNNNNNNNNNNNNNNNNNNNNNNNNNNNNNNNNNNNNNNNNNNNNNNNNNNNNNNNNNNNNNNNNNNNNNNNNNNNNNNNNNNNNNNNNNNNNNNNNNNNNNNNNNNNNNNNNNNNNNNNNNNNNNNNNNNNNNNNNNNNNNNNNNNNNNNNNNNNNNNNNNNNNNNNNNNNNNNNNNNNNNNNNNNNNNNNNNNNNNNNNNNNNNNNNNNNNNNNNNNNNNNNNNNNNNNNNNNN
It encodes the following:
- the LOC104726826 gene encoding probable transcriptional regulator SLK2 isoform X2, producing the protein MASSASGIFFQGDDESQSFINSHLTSSYGNSSNSVPGCGGPTGGGGYHNLSMVSGDMHNPVLMSVSTPGPSAGASSMVTDANSGLSGGGPHLQRSASINNESYMRLPASPMSFSSNNISISGSSVVDGSTVVQRHDPSVQLGGSSATSLPTSQTNQIPLSMARRASESFFQDPNNLSQARKKPRLDSKQDDALQQQILRQWLQRQDMLQQQQQQQQQGQNPQFQLLLQQQKLRQQQQYLQSLPPLQRVQLQQQQQVQQQQQLQQQHQQQQQQLQQGMQLQLTGGPRPYENSVCARRLMQYLYHQRQRPSESSIVYWRKFVTEYFSPRAKKRWCLSHYDNVGHSALGVSPHAATDEWQCDLCGSKSGRGFEATFDVLPRLNEIKFASGVLDELLYLGVPSERRYGSGIMVLEYAKAVQESVYEQIRVVREGHLRIIFSQELKILSWEFCTRRHEELLPRRLVAPQVNQLLQVAEKCQSTIDQSGSDGIHQQDLQANSNMVMAAGRQLAKSLESHSLNDLGFSKRYVRCLQISEVVSSMIDMIDFCRDQKVGPIEALKSYPYRMKAGKSQMQKMEQLANSARGLPPDRNSLNKLMALRNSGINIPMNNMTGQGALPGSAQAAAFALTNYQTMLMKQNHLNSDQNNTTIQQEPSRNRSASPSYQGTSPLLPGFVHSPSISGVSSHLSPQRQMPSSSYNNSSTQQYHQQPPSCSSGNQTLEQQMIHQIWQQMANSNGGSGQQQQQQSLSGQNMMNCSANMGRNRTDYVPTVETPSTSNRFRGIKGLEQGQNQDGMVTNTSLNFANNGFFSNEVDENMGYSWKA
- the LOC104726826 gene encoding probable transcriptional regulator SLK2 isoform X1; translated protein: MASSASGIFFQGDDESQSFINSHLTSSYGNSSNSVPGCGGPTGGGGYHNLSMVSGDMHNPVLMSVSTPGPSAGASSMVTDANSGLSGGGPHLQRSASINNESYMRLPASPMSFSSNNISISGSSVVDGSTVVQRHDPSVQLGGSSATSLPTSQTNQIPLSMARRASESFFQDPNNLSQARKKPRLDSKQDDALQQQILRQWLQRQDMLQQQQQQQQQGQNPQFQLLLQQQKLRQQQQYLQSLPPLQRVQLQQQQQVQQQQQLQQQHQQQQQQLQQGMQLQLTGGPRPYENSVCARRLMQYLYHQRQRPSESSIVYWRKFVTEYFSPRAKKRWCLSHYDNVGHSALGVSPHAATDEWQCDLCGSKSGRGFEATFDVLPRLNEIKFASGVLDELLYLGVPSERRYGSGIMVLEYAKAVQESVYEQIRVVREGHLRIIFSQELKILSWEFCTRRHEELLPRRLVAPQVNQLLQVAEKCQSTIDQSGSDGIHQQDLQANSNMVMAAGRQLAKSLESHSLNDLGFSKRYVRCLQISEVVSSMIDMIDFCRDQKVGPIEALKSYPYRMKAGKSQMQKMEQLANSARGLPPDRNSLNKLMALRNSGINIPMNNMTGQGALPGSAQAAAFALTNYQTMLMKQNHLNSDQNNTTIQQEPSRNRSASPSYQGTSPLLPGFVHSPSISGVSSHLSPQRQMPSSSYNNSSTQQYHQQPPSCSSGSQTLEQQMIHQIWQQMANSNGGSGQQQQQQSLSGQNMMNCSANMGRNRTDYVPTVETPSTSNRFRGIKGLEQGQNQDGMVTNTSLNFANNGFFSNEVDENMGYSWKA